The DNA region TTAAATCTGGAGAGAAAAGTTAGTGTACTGTTGTTGAAATTACATTGGCTGGTAAATCTTGATAAAGCGGCGTACTGAGATAACGCTCACCATAGCTCGGCTGAATCACCACAATTAATTTTCCTTCATTCTCGGGCCGTTGCGCGACCTTAATCCCTGCACAAATTGCCGCTCCGGTCGAAATACCAGATAAAATCCCTTCTTCTCGCGCTAACCGACGAGCATAATCGATCGCCTCATCATCAGTTACCGTAACCACTTCATCGATTAATTCTTGCTTTAAAACACTCGGAATAAATCCTGCGCCAATCCCCTGAATTTTGTGAGGCCCCGGTTTACCGCCAGAAAGTACGGGACTATTTGCTGGTTCGACGGCGATCGCCTGACATTCCGGCTTAATGGTTTTGAGGACATCCGCAATTCCCGTAATCGTCCCGCCTGTACCAACACCCGCCACCACAATATCCACTTTGCCAGCCGTATCTTCCCAAATCTCCACTGCCGTTGTTTTGCGGTGGGCATCTGGGTTCGCATTGTTATTAAACTGCTGCAACATATAGGCATCGGGCAAACTATCCACAATTTCTTGCGCTCGCGTAATACAAGCACTCATGCCCGCATCCCCAGAGGTCAGCTCCAACTGTGCCCCATAAGCTAAAAGCATTGCCCGCCGTTCTGTGCTCATCGTCTCTGGCATTGTGAGGATTAATTTGTACCCCTTTGCCGCCGCTGCCAT from [Leptolyngbya] sp. PCC 7376 includes:
- the cysK gene encoding cysteine synthase A is translated as MRIAKNITELVGRTPLVQLNRIATQENCLAQIVVKLEGMNPAASVKDRIGVNMIETAEAAGEITPGKTILVEPTSGNTGIALAMAAAAKGYKLILTMPETMSTERRAMLLAYGAQLELTSGDAGMSACITRAQEIVDSLPDAYMLQQFNNNANPDAHRKTTAVEIWEDTAGKVDIVVAGVGTGGTITGIADVLKTIKPECQAIAVEPANSPVLSGGKPGPHKIQGIGAGFIPSVLKQELIDEVVTVTDDEAIDYARRLAREEGILSGISTGAAICAGIKVAQRPENEGKLIVVIQPSYGERYLSTPLYQDLPANVISTTVH